ttaaaatgtcttaGGAAGAAATTATAACATTTACAGGTCACATTTGCTTTGAAACAGAACATCTGAGGGGGACAGGTTTGATGAACCTCTACAGATAAACAAGGGGTAACTCCCAAGAGAAGAAACTAGTACAGGAAGAATAAATAATTTATCTCATATCATAACCTTCCAGAATTCATTATCCTCATCATCTTTCCCAACCACAAAAGTATCGTCTAACTATGATCTATTGATATAATGCCAAGTGATGGCAGATTTGTAGAGATGATACACCAGGGCTTACTGGAGAGAGATACTGACAAGAGTTTGAGAGAAAGTCAAGAGGCTGTGGGAAGGCACTGAAACCACATGACAACTGTCTCAGCCCCTCTTGGATGTAACAATCAGGTTTTCATAGTTCATTTCTTCTTGCCTAAGATTGTCCATCCCCTTCAAGTAACAGGCAGATTGTGAACATAACTTttcaataacatttttttaaaaacatacatttattaTTGATCTATATTTCCACATACAGACACTTCGTTTGCGTTTTTGCTTGATGTTGTGGGGAGGGAGTGATTAaagctattctttttttcttcttatatcaTATCCAGTTTGTAGAACACTGGTTGCTGCAGAGCCAGCTACATTTGCTGAAGGCCAAAAAGCCAAGCCAAGTGTCAGGCAATTACCAGCCCTGGGCATTTTTGCAGAAATACACAAAAACGTGTAGAATCGTTTAATTCCATCCCCTCCTAACCTCTTCACATGGAAATTGGCTGCTTGGGCGCATGCTGTTTTTCTCCCAGACCGTGTGTCAGGGGGCTATTAACACTCGCTCCAGCAGCCGGTTCCCGGGCCATTTGGGATGTTGCACGCGTTCACACCCGCGCGCGGCCCGCGGCGCCTTCACGCGCTGCCGTTTTGTTTATGCAGAGCAGCGAGGGCGACCGGGGTGCGAAGGTCTGCAAGGGCTAGATAAAGCCGGGCTGCGACACCGACGCGGTCGTCCTGCCATGGATACCACCGAGAGCGCCGAGAGCGCGCACAACCCAGCACGTCCGCCCTCGCGCAGCCGCTGCCCGCCGTCCGCGCAGCCCGGGTACCTATCAGCCGGGATCCATCCCCGCGCATTCTCCACCCTCGCCCCGTGCCCGCCGCCCACTGAGCCCGAGGACCGCCTGGCCCCGGCTCGTCCCTGTTCGCCCTCTACTTCAGCCCTCGCCTTTTACCCGCCGCTCTTGCCTTTGCCCGGGCCCGGTGCCCTTACTAAGTCCGAGTTGAGTCCGGTGGCTGGGCTCACGTTCTTTGTGCGCGACTTGCGCTTGCCATCCTGCAGGTCCGAGGGCTTCTGGAGACCGTGGGTTCGAACtcctggagagaaagagaagcggACGGGGCCCCGTGCTGCAGAGGCGGTGAGTGACAGTGTGGCCCGCTGCGGTTCAGGCTGCAGAGCATCCCCACTCCCGACCCCCAATCCAGGCCTGAGGAGTA
This portion of the Mus musculus strain C57BL/6J chromosome 9, GRCm38.p6 C57BL/6J genome encodes:
- the Ripply2 gene encoding protein ripply2 isoform 4 (isoform 4 is encoded by transcript variant 4), with the protein product MDTTESAESAHNPARPPSRSRCPPSAQPGSEGFWRPWVRTPGEKEKRTGPRAAEAAILAQVQVLRLLISRSRNSSEKFPNSSYNFVL
- the Ripply2 gene encoding protein ripply2 isoform 2 (isoform 2 is encoded by transcript variant 2), whose protein sequence is MDTTESAESAHNPARPPSRSRCPPSAQPGYLSAGIHPRAFSTLAPCPPPTEPEDRLAPARPCSPSTSALAFYPPLLPLPGPGALTKSELSPVAGLTFFVRDLRLPSCRSEGFWRPWVRTPGEKEKRTGPRAAEAAILAQVQVLRLLISRSRNSSEKFPNSSYNFVL
- the Ripply2 gene encoding protein ripply2 isoform 1 (isoform 1 is encoded by transcript variant 1) translates to MDTTESAESAHNPARPPSRSRCPPSAQPGYLSAGIHPRAFSTLAPCPPPTEPEDRLAPARPCSPSTSALAFYPPLLPLPGPGALTKSELSPVAGLTFFVRDLRLPSCRSEGFWRPWVRTPGEKEKRTGPRAAEALPSGPGMAEASGKLLQYQHPVRLFWPKSKCYDYLYQEAETLLKNFPIQATISFYEDSDSEDEIEGLACENQSN